From the Prunus dulcis chromosome 4, ALMONDv2, whole genome shotgun sequence genome, one window contains:
- the LOC117625987 gene encoding glucan endo-1,3-beta-glucosidase, which produces MAKAALSLLLLLLSFTSETLLMVNGQKTWCVAKPSSDQATLLANLNYACSHVDCQILRKGCPCSSPDNLINHASIAMNQYYRAKGNNQWNCDFRGSALIVMTDPSYGDCIYA; this is translated from the exons ATGGCTAAAgcagctctctctctgttgCTTCTGCTCTTGTCCTTCACTTCAG AAACATTGCTCATGGTAAATGGACAG AAAACTTGGTGTGTGGCAAAGCCTTCATCAGACCAAGCAACACTTCTAGCGAATCTAAATTACGCGTGCTCTCACGTAGATTGCCAGATACTTCGAAAGGGATGCCCCTGCTCCTCTCCAGATAACCTCATCAATCATGCCTCTATAGCCATGAATCAATACTACCGAGCTAAGGGGAACAACCAGTGGAACTGTGATTTTAGGGGCTCTGCCCTCATTGTCATGACTGATCCAA GTTATGGTGACTGTATATATGCATAA
- the LOC117624080 gene encoding mitochondrial inner membrane protease subunit 1 has product MRLLNYFGQWRSVAKEAKDLTVTVAKFMGLLHVTDAYLCSSTLVYGPSMLPTLNISGDVLLSEHVSHRFGKVGAGDLVLVRSPNDPRKIVTKRILGMEGDQVTFFVDPKHSDRSQTTVVPKGHVWIQGDNIYSSFDSRTYGAVPYGLIQGKVFCRVWPPDGFGSLD; this is encoded by the exons atgaggcTACTGAACTACTTTGGGCAATGGAGAAGCGTAGCAAAGGAAGCAAAGGATCTCACAGTAACTGTAGCGAAGTTTATGGGTTTGCTCCACGTCACCGACGCCTACCTCTGCTCCTCCACTCTC GTCTACGGTCCTAGTATGCTCCCTACCTTGAACATTTCTGGAGATGTGCTCCTGTCCGAACACGTGTCCCATCGCTTTGGGAAGGTCGGTGCCGGAGATTTGGTCCTGGTTCGGTCTCCGAATGACCCTCGAAAGATTGTGACCAAGCGTATTTTGGGCATGGAGGGTGATCAAGTCACCTTCTTTGTCGATCCCAAGCACAGTGACAGGTCTCAGACTACTGTG GTGCCTAAGGGGCATGTTTGGATTCAGGGGGATAACATCTATTCCTCCTTTGATTCACGAACATATGGAGCTGTACCTTATGGTCTTATTCAAGGCAAAGTGTTTTGCAGG GTGTGGCCACCTGATGGCTTTGGATCATTGGATTGA
- the LOC117625682 gene encoding fatty-acid-binding protein 3, chloroplastic, with amino-acid sequence MFEAQAICTPTRLQLPFFTRNCISRPRVGFVARISNPNELLCQTHSCSFLSPPEDIRTQTRFTFNASSSSVGSAEYIEEPATKVRFQTSLSLPGCSISLSLLGTGYREKVFAIIGVKVYAAGLYVNQSILNSLNAWKGRSAAEIQEDSSLFSTIFQSPLEKSLQIVLVRDVDGKTFWDALNDAISPRIKSPTPVDESALSTFRSIFQGQPLKKGTFIFLTWPDPSKMLVCISADGLPSSVDAAIESENVALALFDVFFGDTPVSPSLKSSVVNGLESVLK; translated from the exons atgtTTGAAGCTCAAGCAATTTGCACTCCAACAAGGCTCCAATTACCCTTTTttaccagaaactgcatttcCAGACCCAGAGTTGGCTTTGTGGCTAGAATTTCAAATCCAAATGAACTGTTGTGCCAAACCCACTCTTGCTCTTTCTTGTCTCCTCCAGAGGACATTAGAACTCAGACCCGTTTCACATTCAATGCTTCCTCATCTTCAG TTGGAAGTGCAGAATACATAGAGGAACCTGCTACCAAAGTGAGATTTCAGACATCTTTGAGCTTGCCAGGTTGCTCGATTTCATTGTCGTTGCTTGGAACCG GATACAGGGAAAAAGTCTTTGCAATTATTGGCGTTAAAGTCTATGCTGCAGGGCTATATGTGAACCAGTCCATCTTAAATAGTTTGAATGCTTGGAAAGGTAGATCAGCTGCTGAGATTCAAGAGGATTCGTCATTGTTCAGCACCATTTTTCAAT CTCCTCTGGAGAAATCATTACAGATTGTTCTGGTTAGAGATGTTGACGGTAAAACTTTTTGGGATGCCTTGAATGATGCTATCTCCCCAAGAATCAAATCACCCACTCCTGTTGATGAATCAGCACTGTCCACATTCCGTAGTATCTTCCAAGGGCAACCCCTTAAAAAGGGAACTTTCATATTTTTGACTTGGCCAGACCCTTCGAAAATGCTT GTTTGCATCTCTGCTGATGGGCTTCCGTCTAGTGTGGATGCTGCAATAGAATCAGAAAATGTGGCTTTGGCTCTTTTCGATGTATTCTTTGGAGATACTCCAGTTTCTCCCTCCTTAAAATCATCCGTTGTGAATGGACTGGAATCAGTCCTCAAGTAG
- the LOC117626647 gene encoding solanesyl diphosphate synthase 2, chloroplastic-like has product MMSMTCHSLEGRAVLDLVACGCSSNALLDRSSVRNYTKASSKGICRGYGARQLVCGRRDRIRCGVSSMKTAETPVPKKTAETLLNSVSGVSQGFPQVLDLNKESRRPVSLTNLFEVVADDLLTLNQNLQSIVGAENPVLMSAAEQIFSAGGKRMRPALVFLVSRATSEIVGLKELTMEHRRLAEIIEMIHTASLIHDDVLDESDMRRGKETVHQMFGTRVAVLAGDFMFAQSSWYLANLENLQVIKLISQVIKDFASGEIKQASSLFDCDVELEEYLIKSYYKTASLIAASTKGAAIFSGVDSYIAEKMYDYGKNLGLSFQVVDDILDFTQSAEQLGKPAGTDLAKGNLTAPVIFALEKEPKLRDIIESEFSDTGSLDEAIRLVKACGGIEQAQVLAKEKAHLAIQNLECLPNTAFRLALEDMVMFNLQRID; this is encoded by the exons ATGATGTCAATGACATGCCATAGTCTTGAGGGTAGAGCTGTGTTGGATTTGGTGGCTTGTGGGTGTTCTTCCAATGCTTTGTTGGACCGTTCTTCAGTGAGGAATTACACAAAGGCAAGTTCTAAGGGCATTTGTAGAGGTTATGGAGCTCGGCAATTGGTTTGTGGTAGGCGGGACCGAATTCGGTGTGGAGTGTCTTCAATGAAAACAGCTGAGACTCCAGTGCCAAAGAAAACAGCTGAGACTCTGCTAAATA GTGTTTCTGGTGTTTCTCAAGGTTTTCCACAAGTTTTGGATTTAAACAAAGAGTCAAGAAGGCCTGTTTCGTTGACAAATTTGTTTGAAGTGGTTGCTGATGACCTCCTGACATTAAATCAAAATCTTCAGTCA ATTGTTGGCGCAGAAAACCCTGTCTTAATGTCAGCAGCCGAGCAGATCTTTAGTGCTGGTGGGAAGAGGATGAGACCAGCACTGGTGTTTCTAGTGTCCAGAGCAACATCAGAAATAGTTGGGTTGAA GGAACTTACCATGGAGCATCGTCGATTGGCAGAGATCATTGAAATGATCCATACTGCGAGCTTGATACATGATGATGTATTGGATGAAAGTGACATGCGGCGAG GGAAGGAAACTGTTCATCAAATGTTTGGTACAAGAGTGGCGGTGCTGGCTGGGGACTTCATGTTTGCACAGTCATCATGGTATCTTGCAAATCTAGAAAACCTTCAGGTCATTAAGCTCATCAGTCAG GTTATCAAAGATTTTGCAAGTGGTGAAATAAAGCAGGCATCCAGCTTGTTTGATTGTGATGTCGAACTGGAGGAATACTTGATTAAGAGCTACTACAAAACAGCCTCTTTGATTGCTGCCAGTACCAAAGGAGCTGCCATTTTTAGTGGCGTTGATAGCTATATAGCAGAGAAAATGTATGACTATGGTAAGAATCTTGGTCTGTCCTTCCAAGTTGTTGATGACATATTGGATTTCACACAGTCCGCAGAGCAGCTCGGGAAGCCTGCTGGAACTGACCTCGCCAAAGGAAACCTGACAGCCCCGGTAATTTTTGCTCTAGAGAAAGAGCCAAAACTAAGAGATATAATTGAATCAGAATTCAGTGATACTGGTTCCCTTGACGAAGCCATTAGATTGGTTAAGGCATGTGGCGGCATTGAACAAGCACAAGTGTTAGCAAAAGAGAAAGCTCATCTTGCAATCCAAAATCTCGAGTGTCTTCCTAATACTGCATTTCGATTAGCTCTGGAGGATATGGTAATGTTTAATCTTCAAAGGATTGATTAG
- the LOC117625745 gene encoding receptor-like serine/threonine-protein kinase At1g78530 — protein MGKTLVLAFYITICCIAFVISKIVISVLIYRRWKRKKLVFEDGVSGGKMVLFRASAMQSLKSDTFLKKTLKLSNKDIIGSGGYGTVYKLTVNESIAFAVKRLNRGSADRDRGFERELEAMGDIKHRNIVTLHGYYTAPNYNLLIYELMPNGSLDAVLQGRSMEKKLLDWPSRYKIALGTARGISYLHHDCIPHIIHRDIKSSNILLDQNMEARVSDFGLATLMEPDKTHVSTLVAGTFGYLAPEYFDTGRATAKGDVYSFGVVLLELLTGKKPTDEAFIEEGTKLVTWVKAVIQDKKEEYVIDSNLGCCPTDEINNAFSIALMCLEPEPSKRPTMVEVVKMLEEIKNNKVVKET, from the exons ATGGGAAAGACTTTGGTTCTAGCATTCTACATAACCATATGCTGTATTGCTTTTGTGATATCAAAGATTGTTATTTCAGTCCTCATCTATAGGCgatggaagagaaagaagttGGTTTTTGAAGATGGCGTCTCTG GTGGGAAAATGGTTTTGTTTAGGGCTTCTGCAATGCAATCTCTCAAATCAGATACATTCTTAAAGAAGACACTCAAGTTGAGCAACAAGGACATCATTGGCTCTGGAGGCTATGGGACAGTTTATAAACTGACAGTAAATGAGTCCATAGCCTTTGCTGTGAAAAGATTGAACAGAGGAAGTGCAGATAGAGACCGAGGCTTCGAGAGAGAGTTAGAAGCGATGGGGGACATAAAGCACCGCAACATTGTGACCCTTCATGGATATTACACTGCTCCAAACTACAATCTTCttatatatgaattgatgCCTAATGGAAGTTTGGATGCAGTCCTACAAG GAAGATCAATGGAGAAGAAGCTTTTGGATTGGCCTTCCAGATACAAAATAGCACTAGGTACTGCAAGAGGAATATCATACCTTCATCATGATTGCATCCCTCACATAATCCATAGAGATATTAAATCAAGCAACATATTGTTGGATCAAAACATGGAGGCCAGAGTTTCTGACTTTGGGCTGGCCACTTTGATGGAACCAGATAAGACTCATGTTTCAACACTTGTAGCTGGAACTTTTGGATACTTAGCTCCTG AATATTTCGATACAGGAAGAGCAACAGCAAAAGGGGATGTTTACAGTTTTGGAGTGGTTTTATTAGAACTTCTAACTGGAAAGAAACCTACAGATGAAGCATTTATTGAGGAGGGTACGAAGCTTGTGACATGG GTGAAGGCAGTTATTCAGGACAAAAAGGAGGAGTATGTGATTGACAGTAACTTAGGGTGTTGTCCAACCGATGAGATTAACAATGCCTTTAGTATTGCTTTAATGTGCCTTGAACCAGAGCCTTCCAAGAGGCCTACCATGGTTGAGGTTGTCAAGATGCTTGAGgagataaaaaataacaaagttgTAAAAGAGACTTAA